In Notolabrus celidotus isolate fNotCel1 chromosome 8, fNotCel1.pri, whole genome shotgun sequence, a genomic segment contains:
- the zic6 gene encoding zic family member 6 isoform X1 yields the protein MTSLSRFSGCPLSCVNPGESNTEPSVVLPPLAGEHMGHPTGSSLKLCPSHNLRDYPETRSSAYVDHSVPTFSDSGYPSHRLEHSPRGIIIGANLSGAGMPPVTDQLASRASQHGGIGRYHRDFAGCRDNRSHAFFTSYQEQAHASTDPSRDFGSQMMLGLPGDLLTRTHPYGQALNPKGNSQQLVTQFLGLYKPLNMAIQRGGGGGGDAFLRCSKQTVKHELVCKWSDGQEGAGKLPCSRAFGTMYELVTHVTVEHVGGPEHSEYVCHWENCARDRKPFKAKYKLVNHVRVHTGEKPFPCPFHGCEKVFARSENLKIHKRTHTGEKPFKCEFEGCNRRFANSSDRKKHSHVHSSDKPYMCKVRGCDKCYTHPSSLRKHMKLHCNKVHVSKSGDARPGDEGHTAEPRSTRVPDGTQISPPQPPISTQDIPMSPEGRDESTQRSRFHHTFDSSLDYSAHRSQPLLDPLLLQRGSYRSQSSQYPGGQTGHTFAQSSRTFHSTSPFQKSLVNGWYTCHSGVDSFPPKQCNNIPSL from the exons atgacaagCCTTTCGAGGTTTAGTGGCTGCCCTCTCTCTTGCGTCAACCCCGGGGAGAGCAATACTGAACCCAGCGTGGTGCTGCCACCTTTGGCAGGAGAGCACATGGGACACCCCACTGGCAGTTCCTTAAAACTCTGCCCCTCGCACAATTTGCGAGACTACCCCGAGACGAGGTCCAGTGCATATGTTGACCATTCGGTTCCCACTTTTTCAGACTCTGGATACCCCAGCCACCGCTTAGAGCACAGCCCTAGGGGCATTATCATTGGAGCCAATCTCTCTGGAGCCGGCATGCCACCCGTCACTGATCAACTGGCATCAAGAGCGAGCCAACATGGCGGGATTGGAAGGTATCATCGTGACTttgctggctgcagagacaacaGAAGCCATGCTTTTTTCACGAGTTACCAGGAGCAGGCCCACGCCTCCACGGATCCGTCTCGGGACTTCGGCAGCCAGATGATGCTGGGTCTACCTGGCGACCTCCTCACCCGGACTCACCCCTATGGCCAAGCTCTTAACCCCAAGGGAAACAGCCAGCAACTTGTTACACAATTCCTGGGTCTCTACAAACCCCTGAACATGGCAATtcagcgaggaggaggaggaggaggcgacgCTTTCCTCAGGTGCTCCAAACAAACAGTGAAGCACGAGCTGGTGTGCAAATGGAGTGACGGCCAAGAGGGGGCCGGGAAGCTGCCTTGCTCCAGAGCCTTTGGGACCATGTATGAACTTGTCACCCATGTGACAGTGGAGCATGTCGGAGGACCCGAGCACTCCGAGTATGTCTGTCACTGGGAGAATTGCGCGAGGGACAGGAAGCCTTTCAAAGCCAAATACAAGCTGGTGAACCACGTCAGAGTGCACACAGGGGAGAAGCCCTTTCCCTGCCCCTTCCACGGCTGTGAGAAAGTGTTTGCACGATCAGAGAACCTTAAGATCCACAAGAGGACCCACACAG GTGAAAAACCTTTTAAATGTGAGTTCGAGGGCTGCAACCGGAGGTTTGCGAACAGCAGTGACAGAAAGAAACACTCTCACGTGCACTCCAGTGACAAACCCTACATGTGCAAGGTCAGGGGCTGCGACAAGTGTTACACCCACCCGAGCTCACTGCGGAAGCACATGAAGCTCCACTGCAACAAGGTCCACGTCTCCAAAAGCGGAGACGCGCGCCCTGGAGACGAGGGTCACACTGCGGAGCCCAGGTCAACCCGAGTCCCGGATGGAACCCAGATCAGCCCCCCTCAGCCCCCTATCTCCACTCAAGATATCCCCATGTCCCCAGAGGGTCGAGACGAGTCGACCCAGAGGTCACGTTTCCATCACACATTTGACAGCAGTTTGGACTACTCCGCACACAGGTCACAGCCCCTCTTGGACCCTTTGTTGCTGCAGAGAGGCAGCTACAGGTCCCAGTCCTCCCAGTACCCCGGCGGGCAGACGGGTCACACATTTGCCCAGAGCTCCAGGACTTTCCACTCCACTTCCCCCTTTCAGAAAAGTCTTGTGAACGGATGGTACACATGCCACAGCGGCGTGGACTCCTTCCCACCAAAGCAGTGTAACAACATCCCGTCACTCTGA